The following are encoded in a window of Syntrophobacterales bacterium genomic DNA:
- a CDS encoding MBOAT family protein, whose protein sequence is MTMLFTSMAFFGFITIVLLIYPRLHLRGQNIFLLASSYSFYGYWDWRFLFLLFTSTAVDFWAANSIQRSEDIRHRRLFLLASIAVNLGILGFFKYYNFFLDSAVSVLGYMGLKANTPVLKIVLPIGISFYTFKTMAYTIDVYRRNIAPTNHFIEYALFVSFFPQLLAGPIDKAKKFLPQISAPRSITRAKILTGLNLILVGYFKKVAIADTLAPIADNIFGDPGGMSSGQLWTGVYAYTFQIYGDFSGYTDIARGISLLLGFETIENFNAPYLSRNITEFWRRWHISLSTWFRDYVYIPLGGNRCGRARMHGNLIFTMLLCGLWHGAAWTFVLWGALHGVYLILHRMVKGEGGRGFSWLLSLPLWAKDLAKIFLTFHVVALTWILFRASNFEIVLQYFQGLFGFGLFTGLSIPVLFACSLLIALDAVRVHLASNTWLSDRQNFSVVRYAVAGVMLVSVIAASIGHLGTVTPFIYFQF, encoded by the coding sequence ATGACAATGCTTTTTACTTCCATGGCTTTCTTCGGATTCATAACTATTGTTCTTTTGATATACCCAAGACTGCACCTTCGCGGACAGAATATCTTCCTTCTGGCTTCGAGTTACAGTTTTTACGGTTATTGGGACTGGCGTTTCCTTTTCCTTCTTTTCACATCAACCGCCGTAGACTTTTGGGCAGCCAACAGTATTCAAAGGTCGGAAGACATAAGACATAGAAGGTTATTTCTCTTGGCCAGTATTGCCGTTAATCTTGGAATCCTTGGTTTCTTTAAGTATTATAATTTTTTTCTGGATTCTGCAGTCTCGGTTCTGGGCTACATGGGACTCAAGGCGAACACGCCAGTCCTTAAAATTGTTCTTCCCATCGGGATCAGTTTTTATACATTTAAGACTATGGCATATACAATCGACGTTTATCGGAGAAATATTGCGCCTACAAATCATTTCATTGAGTATGCCCTGTTCGTTTCGTTTTTTCCGCAACTCCTCGCGGGACCTATAGACAAAGCCAAGAAGTTTCTCCCTCAAATCTCCGCCCCGCGGTCAATTACACGTGCGAAGATTCTTACGGGTCTGAACTTGATCTTGGTGGGTTATTTCAAGAAAGTTGCGATTGCCGATACCCTTGCTCCCATTGCCGACAATATTTTTGGGGATCCTGGAGGAATGTCCTCCGGGCAGTTGTGGACCGGAGTTTATGCCTACACTTTTCAGATTTATGGCGACTTTTCCGGCTATACCGACATCGCGCGGGGAATTTCGCTGCTTCTAGGATTTGAGACCATAGAAAACTTCAATGCTCCCTATTTAAGCAGAAACATCACGGAGTTCTGGAGGCGCTGGCATATTTCGCTGTCGACCTGGTTCAGGGATTATGTGTATATACCGCTTGGTGGTAACCGATGTGGCAGGGCTAGGATGCACGGAAACCTCATCTTTACGATGCTGCTCTGCGGGCTATGGCATGGGGCAGCGTGGACGTTCGTATTATGGGGAGCTTTGCATGGAGTATACCTTATACTCCATCGCATGGTTAAGGGAGAAGGCGGACGAGGATTTTCGTGGCTTCTTTCTCTTCCATTGTGGGCAAAAGACTTAGCTAAGATATTTCTAACGTTTCACGTTGTTGCGCTCACATGGATTCTTTTCAGGGCTTCAAATTTCGAAATTGTGTTGCAATATTTTCAAGGATTGTTTGGCTTCGGCCTATTTACAGGATTATCCATTCCTGTCCTCTTTGCATGCAGTCTGTTGATCGCTCTGGATGCGGTACGGGTACACCTTGCAAGCAACACGTGGCTATCGGATCGCCAAAACTTCAGCGTAGTGCGCTACGCGGTTGCGGGGGTTATGCTTGTCAGCGTTATCGCCGCCTCTATCGGACATTTAGGAACCGTTACCCCGTTCATATACTTCCAATTCTGA